The Psychrobacillus sp. FSL K6-4046 DNA window TCGTATTTTTCAGATGCCTTTCAATCGTATCTCTCGCAGCAGGAGCCATTGCAGCTCCCATATGAAGCGGGTCCGATTGCTGGCCATCCACAACTCTGCCCATAGTAGCATGAGTAATATAAGGAGCATTTTTAGCCTTACTTTGTAATAATGCAAAAGCAGCTGCAGTTACTGTCCATTGAGCTGTTTTTGGTTTCTGTGCTCCGTATTCTAATGGATATCTAAACTGTCTTTCTACAGAAGGGTGATGACTGGAGGCGCCGGCAAGAACGTTCTTAGCATTTCCAGACTCTAGCATAAGAGATCCAATGATAACTGCCTCCATTGAACTCGCACATGCAGAAAAAACACCGAAATATGGAATAGCAAGCTTTCTTGCAGCAAAGTTAGAAGGCGACATTTGATTTACTAAGTCCCCTCCGATTAGCAAATCAATATTATCCATTTTTTCATGTGCTTTTTTTACTGCCGTAGAACAGGCCTTTTCAATAAACCGACTTGCTGCCTGCTCGTATGTTTCATTTGTTTCTTTTTCAGTTTCCAGTATTTCATCAAAACCCTCGGCAAATGGACTTGATTTTTCGACCGGACCAGCTATTACTCCGGCACTTGCAATACTAGGTCGTTGTGTAAATGAAATCGTTCCACCGGTATTTACCACGAAACCACTCCTAATTTAACTAAAATAGTTTTAATTAACGCTACTAAAAAGGCGGAAAGTACACCAAATACAATAACAGATCCTGCAAGCTTAAACATATTACCACCTACACCTAAAACATACCCCTCTGTCTTATGCTCGATTGACGCTGAAATTACAGCATTACCAAAGCCAGTAACAGGTACCGCTGATCCCGCTCCTCCAAACTGAGAGATTTTTTTATATAAGCCTGTCCCTGTTAAGATCATGGCGATAAAGATCATCGTTGCTACGGTCGGATTACCCGCAGTCTTTTCAGTAAAAGGAAAAAAACGTATATAGAAAAAAGTAATTAGCTGTCCAACCGTACAAAATATTCCTCCAACTAGAAATGCTTTAAGACAGCTCATAAATAATGGGGCCTTAGGAGTTTGCTTATCGACGATTTTTTGATATTGTTTTTGATCCATCATGTCTCTTCCTTCGATAGGGATTTAATGTCACTAATTGACTTTTTTAATTCGTCATTTTTCTTCTTCTTGTCTACTATCTTTTCAATTTCCCATTTAATTTTTATATCTCCTGTAACAATTACTTCTTTATCTGGAAACTCTTTTTCAATCGCTTTTTTTACTTCATCTTCTATTTTAACTTTTTGAAAACGTTTGAACCTCGGGATATCTATCGCTACAACAACATCATTGTTATCAATTACACTTTGATATCCGGCAATCTTATCCTGCTCCTTAAGGACTTGCTCAAGTTTTGAGGTATCTCTGTCCGAATACACCTGATCTTTAGGGCTAGAACAAGCCGTCAATAATAAAGACAACAGTAGAATATACACTATTTTGCGCATTAGGCTTTTTGCTCCTCTTTTTTTAGGTTAGTATGCACGCAGACTTTTTAAATATACAAATGGAACTGAGCTATTTGCCCTTGTTCAATTAGAACCCTTTACATAAATTACTAAAGAAAGAAGCAAAGGAGGTGAAACAAAATGGGTTGTGGAAAAAATCATCACCCTTCTCCAAGTCCTTCGACTGGAAACTGTGTATGTGATGTTGTGCAAGCAATAGCAGATATTCAAGCACAAGCTGTAACTGATTGTGGTTCTTGCCCGACTAGCTGTTTTTTAGAACCACTAGGAGGTCTTGTTAGTCCAGTAAATAACCGTGCAGATACTCGTGTATTTATGCTTTTGAATAAGGATGGCACGCCATTCTCTTCTTTATTTAGATATACTGCTCCAGGAACTACTCTTGTACAATGTAATGTTTCTATATTCTTCAGAGTTGAAGAGGTATTTGATAATTGCTGTGCAACTTTACGTGTATTAGCACCATTATCAACAGTAGGTGGTACATCTATCGTTCCATTCTTAAATGACGATGGAGAGAATATAGATCTAGGAAGCTTCTGTAGTGTTAATGATTGGGATGCAACAACAAACTGTGTGACTGTGGACTTAAGCTGCTTCTGTGCGATTCAATGTGTAGCGGATGTATTCTTAGATATTTGTGACTGATCGTCTTTCAATATTGTAGTGTCTTTTCCGTTCGGCTAACTCACCGAACGGTTTTTTTTATGTTTGGCTATGTTAAAGGGTAGGTTTGATTTATGATATAAAGAAATCTTAGATCAGAGAGTAGAATTGATTTTTCGCCCCAACCGGACGCTTTCCTCGGGGTGAGCGATAAGCCATCACCCATCCCGTAGGAGTCGCCGTCTGGCGCTCCAATCAATAATTGGGAACAGCTTTAGCATCGAAAAAGCGCTAATAAATATACTCGCATAAACAAAGCTAAAAAACTGTCACCAACCCTATTTTCATCATCTTTTTATGTTCTTAATAGCCATTTGAAAGTTCAATTGTTTATGTTTACAGTCACTATAAAAAAGAATTGTTAGGCAAAATCAACCAATAACTTTAACAAAGTTTTATGTTTAAAAAACACCTTACTTTTACTACCAAAGCAAATACTAAAAGGTTATTCAACACCCTCTGAGAAAACAGCAGCAAACGCACTTGTCAGTGACAACTGCTCCCAATGAAAAACAGAAATCCAACATTTATCGAATACTTTTATGGTAGAATACAACAAAAAAAGCTACCTCTATAAGGTAGCCTTAAACTATTTCAATATACTTCCACGCCAAAATATTTTCTTTACTTGATGGACTGGATACGTCTCTAAGCTCTCGTCATTGATACTAAATATTACCTGCTCATCGGTCACTTCTTGCACTTCACCTTGAATAATACTTCCATCGGCCATATGAAAACTTAATGGACGATATACTTTCCGTTGAAATGGCTTAGCTAAGAATTTCAGCTTTTCAAAAATAGCACTGTTTTTTGTTGACACTGTATTTTTTATCTCATAAATAGAAGTACTTTCCTCTTCTATAATTGTCTCATCTACTACTATTTCTACTTCCTCCCTGGCGCGTAACTGTGGAGGTAGATGAAAAACAGGGGGACCGGATATATAAAGTATAGGATCATTTAAAGAGCTCATAGGCACATCCTTTTTTCCTTTACTTTATGCCAAAAAGATTGGATTGGTGAATTTATAAAGATGATATAAACAGCGTTGCTAAGCCCAAATAAATTAAAATACTAACTAGGTCATTAATAGTCGTTATAAAAGGCCCTGAAGCTACAGCAGGATCGATTTTCAATCTATGAATAAGTAAGGGTATAAAAGATCCTCCAAGCGTTGCAAAAAATATAGAGCCAAAAATCGCTGCTCCTACAAGCATTCCAATCAACAGGTCCTGTTTCCAGAAGTAAATGACTCCAATAACTAGTAAGCCACATATTAATCCTGTTATTAAACCTGTTCCCGCCTCACGAAATAATAGTTTTGTTTTACTTTGTTCTTCAATATCACCTGTTGCAATTCCTCGAACTGCTACAGCGAGAGCTTGAGTTCCACTGTTACCAGCCATCCCAGCAATTAAAGGAATAAACACAGCAAGCAGAGCTACCTTATCTAGTGTTTGCTCGAAAATACTCATAAGATTTGCTGTCATCATACCTAAGAAAAGAAGTATAACTAGCCATGGCAATCTTTTTCTTGCAGCAGAAAATGGCCCCTTATCAAAAGTATCCATGTCAGAAACCGCCGCAAGCTTAGAATAATCATCAGAAGCTTCTTCATCCAATACATCGATAATATCATCTACTGTTACAATTCCTAGTAAGTGGTTCTCAAAATCTAGAACAGGAACCGCTAAAAAATTATAATCCTTGATCATTCGAGCAACCTCTTCTTGGTCCTCGTTTACTAGCACACTAACAACACGTTCATTCATAATATCCTTTATCAGGGTATCTTCATCTGCTACTATTAAATCCCTTAAGGATATTACTCCAGAAAGTCGATGGGCTTCGTCTACTACAAATAAATAATAAATGGTCTCTGCATCAGGAGCTGCATTTCTTAAAATGGTCATTGCAGAACGACAGGTAGAGTTTTCTGGAATTGCTACATATTCTGTAGTCATAATAGACCCAGCAGTATATTCCTCGTAATGTAGCAAATCTTTTATTTCCTGAGCAGATTCCTTATCCATGATATTTAAGTAGCTAGCAACCTGGGCATCCTCAAGTTCGTTTAAGACGTCTACTGCGTTATCAGCAAACATATAGGAAAGCATATCAGCTGCGTATGTCGTATCCATTTCTTTTAAGTAAAATTCATATAGT harbors:
- a CDS encoding stage V sporulation protein AD, which translates into the protein MVNTGGTISFTQRPSIASAGVIAGPVEKSSPFAEGFDEILETEKETNETYEQAASRFIEKACSTAVKKAHEKMDNIDLLIGGDLVNQMSPSNFAARKLAIPYFGVFSACASSMEAVIIGSLMLESGNAKNVLAGASSHHPSVERQFRYPLEYGAQKPKTAQWTVTAAAFALLQSKAKNAPYITHATMGRVVDGQQSDPLHMGAAMAPAARDTIERHLKNTNSKMTDYDLIMTGDLGKIGLSILKEMFQDENSGVILQDAGAQFYGDDQFFNAGASGPGCSASVFFSHIYSQLKKGTFNRVLLVATGALLSPLTYQQGETIPCIAHAIECRMEKKG
- the spoVAC gene encoding stage V sporulation protein AC, with the translated sequence MDQKQYQKIVDKQTPKAPLFMSCLKAFLVGGIFCTVGQLITFFYIRFFPFTEKTAGNPTVATMIFIAMILTGTGLYKKISQFGGAGSAVPVTGFGNAVISASIEHKTEGYVLGVGGNMFKLAGSVIVFGVLSAFLVALIKTILVKLGVVSW
- a CDS encoding YhcN/YlaJ family sporulation lipoprotein — translated: MRKIVYILLLSLLLTACSSPKDQVYSDRDTSKLEQVLKEQDKIAGYQSVIDNNDVVVAIDIPRFKRFQKVKIEDEVKKAIEKEFPDKEVIVTGDIKIKWEIEKIVDKKKKNDELKKSISDIKSLSKEET
- a CDS encoding CotY/CotZ family spore coat protein; this translates as MGCGKNHHPSPSPSTGNCVCDVVQAIADIQAQAVTDCGSCPTSCFLEPLGGLVSPVNNRADTRVFMLLNKDGTPFSSLFRYTAPGTTLVQCNVSIFFRVEEVFDNCCATLRVLAPLSTVGGTSIVPFLNDDGENIDLGSFCSVNDWDATTNCVTVDLSCFCAIQCVADVFLDICD
- the mgtE gene encoding magnesium transporter, whose translation is MREEKMDLLELEESNLIHFLLADSMDEFREIFMELHPYDQSLFFEKVEPELRQKIFHYLSPKEMAELFEANKFDEELYEFYLKEMDTTYAADMLSYMFADNAVDVLNELEDAQVASYLNIMDKESAQEIKDLLHYEEYTAGSIMTTEYVAIPENSTCRSAMTILRNAAPDAETIYYLFVVDEAHRLSGVISLRDLIVADEDTLIKDIMNERVVSVLVNEDQEEVARMIKDYNFLAVPVLDFENHLLGIVTVDDIIDVLDEEASDDYSKLAAVSDMDTFDKGPFSAARKRLPWLVILLFLGMMTANLMSIFEQTLDKVALLAVFIPLIAGMAGNSGTQALAVAVRGIATGDIEEQSKTKLLFREAGTGLITGLICGLLVIGVIYFWKQDLLIGMLVGAAIFGSIFFATLGGSFIPLLIHRLKIDPAVASGPFITTINDLVSILIYLGLATLFISSL